A single region of the Chroococcidiopsis thermalis PCC 7203 genome encodes:
- a CDS encoding cation transporter — protein sequence MLGVFADAASSVGVMLAALAIYYLNWLWADASASLLVACLLSLGAVPLAQDSLEILMEYAPRCIDVVKVEAILRELKLSIGIHPPESPPVLLS from the coding sequence TTGCTTGGTGTCTTTGCTGATGCTGCTAGTTCTGTGGGCGTGATGCTAGCCGCTTTAGCCATTTACTACTTGAACTGGCTCTGGGCAGATGCATCTGCAAGTTTACTCGTTGCTTGCTTGCTCAGTCTCGGTGCTGTCCCCCTCGCTCAAGACAGCTTAGAGATTCTGATGGAATACGCTCCCCGCTGCATTGATGTAGTTAAGGTTGAAGCTATCTTAAGAGAGCTAAAGCTTTCGATCGGTATCCATCCTCCTGAGTCCCCACCTGTACTTTTGTCTTAG
- a CDS encoding ArsR/SmtB family transcription factor: protein MPMIAQANKVDLKAKLFRGFSDSSRLSILNALRVEPLTVNDIVEATGLNQSNVSNHLSCLRCCDLVIRSQRGRYVYYQLADARVAKFLDLADELLADVAKGVYECTHYDLPKEIKNGKCNNH, encoded by the coding sequence ATGCCAATGATTGCTCAAGCTAATAAAGTTGATTTGAAAGCCAAGCTCTTTCGCGGTTTTTCCGACTCCTCGCGTCTATCCATCCTCAATGCGTTGCGTGTCGAACCCTTAACTGTCAACGATATTGTTGAAGCTACAGGACTAAACCAATCTAATGTTTCTAACCATCTTTCCTGTCTGCGCTGTTGCGATCTGGTTATCCGCTCTCAGCGAGGACGTTACGTATACTATCAACTGGCTGATGCACGAGTAGCCAAGTTTCTAGACTTGGCAGATGAACTGCTAGCGGACGTGGCGAAGGGTGTCTACGAATGCACGCACTACGATCTGCCAAAAGAGATTAAAAATGGCAAATGCAATAACCATTGA
- a CDS encoding heavy metal translocating P-type ATPase yields the protein MTSTPSIKILQAQIGGMDCGGCAKTIRASLQLLPGVTEVSMSFATGRLNVSFDPKLVNEAAIRDRITALGYTADIVPANRGKTLQAKISGMDCGGCAKTIEASLQKLPGISEVSVSFATERLEVSYDPIQVSESTILDRVTALGYTVEDVTSANVGDTGTGSDAMPPHQSTAARRSPKSDLTGWQFWLRTRRGQTVLFSSIGLVLGAIVERVFSPDWVAQSFYAISLIVALLPIARAAWISLKLRRADMNLLMTLAAIGAAILNYWFQGALVIVLFTLGTTLQTFTLSRTRNAIRDLMDLTPPTATVKRNGQEVTVPVETIGVGEILTIRPGQRIALDGVVMSGMSAVDQSPITGEAIPEDKEKGDRVFAGTLNSTGFLEVQVTHSVKDTTVSRIIHLVESAQESRAPIQQWVDRFSTIYTPIILTLAAGMAFIPPLFFAQPFNVWFYKALVLIVIACPCALVIATPVSLVSAIGAATRKGVLFKGGNALETAGRLTTLAFDKTGTITQGIPVVQEVYTLGEMSADTVLLIAASLEQQSEHPLAKAIVAQAKAKGMELESPESFTAVPGKGVWAKFRQSIYFVGNRRLFTEQEISLSAAAQSLLAEMESQGQTPVLVGTRQDLIGAIALADGLRLESTEAVRALKRIGLKRLVMLTGDRSPVARQIAQQVGIDEYQAQLLPEDKLQAIYKLRRAGVVGMVGDGINDTPALAAADVSFAVGNIDVTLETADVVLTSGDLRRLAYAIKLSQRTLSVIKQSIVLALVLNGTFILLGTLGIIGLPVAVLEDMGSSLFVTLNAMRLFNTRISEVS from the coding sequence ATGACATCTACTCCCTCTATCAAAATCCTACAAGCGCAGATTGGCGGTATGGATTGTGGTGGTTGTGCCAAAACCATTCGAGCAAGTTTGCAGCTGCTGCCTGGAGTGACTGAGGTATCCATGAGTTTTGCGACAGGGCGATTAAATGTGTCTTTCGATCCTAAGCTCGTGAATGAAGCTGCCATTCGCGATCGCATTACTGCTTTAGGCTACACCGCTGACATCGTTCCAGCCAATCGGGGCAAAACGCTTCAAGCCAAGATTAGTGGAATGGATTGTGGCGGATGTGCCAAGACTATTGAAGCTAGTCTCCAGAAACTGCCAGGGATTTCTGAAGTTTCAGTCAGTTTTGCAACCGAACGGCTAGAAGTATCGTATGACCCGATTCAGGTTAGCGAATCGACAATTCTCGATCGAGTTACTGCTTTGGGTTATACCGTCGAGGACGTGACGAGCGCGAATGTAGGAGATACTGGCACTGGCTCTGATGCTATGCCACCTCACCAGTCAACAGCTGCTCGGCGATCGCCAAAATCCGACTTGACAGGTTGGCAGTTCTGGCTGAGGACGCGAAGGGGACAGACCGTCCTTTTCAGTAGCATTGGCTTGGTGCTGGGAGCGATCGTCGAACGGGTATTCTCACCAGATTGGGTTGCTCAAAGCTTCTATGCCATCAGCTTGATTGTTGCCCTCTTACCGATCGCGCGAGCTGCCTGGATCTCCCTGAAACTGCGTCGAGCTGACATGAACTTGCTGATGACGCTTGCCGCAATTGGAGCTGCAATCCTGAACTATTGGTTCCAAGGTGCACTAGTCATCGTCTTGTTTACCTTGGGAACAACGTTACAGACATTCACCCTCAGTCGGACTCGCAATGCCATTCGCGATTTGATGGATTTAACTCCACCTACTGCTACAGTCAAGCGGAACGGACAGGAAGTGACAGTTCCTGTTGAAACAATTGGGGTAGGCGAAATCCTGACTATTCGACCAGGACAACGCATTGCGTTAGATGGTGTCGTGATGTCTGGAATGAGTGCAGTCGATCAGTCACCCATCACAGGGGAAGCAATTCCGGAAGATAAAGAGAAGGGCGATCGCGTCTTCGCAGGCACGCTGAACTCTACTGGCTTTTTGGAAGTTCAGGTAACCCACTCCGTAAAAGACACAACAGTCTCCCGCATCATTCATCTCGTGGAATCAGCTCAAGAGAGCCGCGCTCCGATTCAGCAGTGGGTTGACCGTTTTTCTACCATTTACACGCCAATTATCCTGACTCTTGCCGCAGGGATGGCATTTATTCCTCCATTGTTCTTTGCTCAACCGTTTAACGTTTGGTTCTACAAAGCATTAGTATTAATCGTCATTGCTTGCCCTTGCGCTCTAGTAATTGCTACCCCCGTTTCTCTCGTGAGTGCAATTGGGGCGGCAACCCGAAAAGGGGTGTTATTCAAAGGCGGCAATGCACTGGAGACAGCCGGACGATTGACAACCCTTGCCTTTGATAAAACTGGCACGATTACTCAAGGAATACCTGTTGTGCAAGAGGTTTATACCTTAGGGGAAATGAGTGCAGATACCGTGCTACTGATTGCCGCCTCTTTAGAACAACAATCGGAGCATCCGTTGGCAAAGGCGATCGTGGCACAAGCAAAAGCCAAGGGAATGGAACTGGAGTCGCCAGAATCCTTTACTGCTGTCCCTGGTAAAGGAGTTTGGGCAAAGTTTAGACAGTCTATTTACTTTGTCGGCAATCGTCGATTGTTTACTGAGCAAGAAATTTCACTATCAGCAGCAGCTCAATCCTTATTAGCCGAGATGGAATCACAGGGACAAACTCCCGTGTTAGTCGGGACTCGCCAAGACTTAATCGGTGCGATCGCTCTAGCAGATGGTTTGCGTCTGGAATCCACAGAAGCAGTTCGAGCGTTGAAACGAATTGGGTTGAAACGCCTGGTCATGCTGACAGGCGATCGCTCTCCCGTAGCTAGACAGATTGCTCAACAGGTTGGCATTGATGAATATCAAGCTCAATTACTACCCGAAGATAAACTCCAGGCAATCTATAAACTTCGCCGTGCTGGAGTGGTAGGTATGGTTGGAGATGGCATCAACGATACTCCCGCTCTGGCAGCCGCCGATGTCAGTTTTGCAGTGGGTAACATCGACGTTACTCTTGAAACGGCTGATGTTGTACTCACAAGTGGAGACCTGCGACGGTTGGCTTATGCGATTAAACTCAGCCAACGCACCCTGTCAGTCATCAAGCAAAGTATTGTCTTGGCGCTTGTCTTGAATGGCACGTTTATCCTCTTGGGAACTCTAGGGATAATTGGTTTGCCAGTAGCCGTGCTAGAAGATATGGGATCTTCCCTGTTCGTAACGCTCAATGCCATGCGATTGTTTAATACGCGAATTAGCGAAGTTTCATGA
- a CDS encoding vitamin K epoxide reductase family protein, which produces MITSKHSIPWIHRWSRPLMAGIATIGAAVTAYLTITKLTGDPTACPTGGCDVVLSSPYATVFGLPLALFGFLAYASMVVFAIAPLLVNSSEQKALRTNLERWTGLLLFAGATAMTIFSGYLMYLIAFVIKAVCIYCVGSALLSTSLFILSIIGRDWEEVGQLFFTGTIVSMITLVATLGIYANANNPHVAAQAGGYTISSSSGAAEIALAQHLKQTGAKMYGAFTCPHCQNQKHLFGAEAAQQLNYVECHPQGQNAQPQACQAAGIEGFPTWEINGQKYTGEKTLQELADLLNYQGARNFQNAPQAGH; this is translated from the coding sequence ATGATAACTAGTAAACACTCTATTCCCTGGATTCATCGTTGGTCGCGCCCTCTCATGGCAGGAATTGCCACAATCGGGGCAGCAGTCACCGCCTATCTTACGATTACCAAACTTACTGGAGATCCTACTGCTTGCCCAACTGGAGGATGTGATGTCGTTCTCTCCAGTCCCTATGCGACTGTGTTTGGGTTGCCCCTGGCGCTGTTTGGTTTCCTTGCTTATGCCAGCATGGTCGTTTTTGCGATCGCCCCTTTGCTAGTTAACTCTTCTGAACAAAAGGCACTCCGCACTAATTTAGAACGCTGGACTGGGCTACTGCTGTTCGCGGGGGCAACCGCCATGACGATCTTCAGTGGCTATCTGATGTACCTAATTGCATTTGTAATTAAAGCAGTCTGTATTTACTGTGTTGGGTCAGCATTGTTGTCAACCAGCCTGTTCATCCTGTCCATTATTGGGCGGGATTGGGAAGAAGTTGGGCAACTGTTTTTTACTGGGACAATTGTTAGTATGATTACACTGGTTGCTACACTCGGCATTTACGCTAACGCGAACAATCCGCATGTCGCTGCCCAAGCGGGTGGTTATACAATCTCCTCATCCTCTGGTGCAGCCGAAATCGCTTTGGCGCAGCATCTTAAGCAAACGGGAGCCAAGATGTACGGGGCGTTCACCTGTCCCCACTGTCAGAACCAAAAGCACCTGTTTGGTGCAGAAGCCGCCCAGCAGTTGAACTACGTGGAATGCCATCCCCAGGGGCAAAACGCGCAACCACAGGCATGTCAGGCAGCGGGAATTGAGGGATTCCCCACCTGGGAAATCAATGGACAAAAATATACTGGAGAAAAGACGCTGCAAGAACTGGCAGATTTGTTGAATTATCAGGGAGCGCGTAATTTCCAAAACGCGCCTCAAGCAGGGCATTAG
- a CDS encoding MBL fold metallo-hydrolase, which translates to MFFRQLFDLESKTYTYLIADPKTQEAVLVDPVLEQVERDRNLLQELGFKLCYCLETHIHADHITGTAKLRELMGSLGVLPEKAQAVCADRLIRDGEMLLLGSISIQAIATPGHTDSHMAYRVNNDRVLTGDALFIRGCGRTDFQGGDAAVLFDSVSQRLFTLPDETLVYPAHDYRGYTVSTIGEERRWNPRFAGRDRASFIKLMTNLELPEPQKMMEAIPANEHCGNLASPQTLASRTQH; encoded by the coding sequence ATGTTTTTTCGGCAATTGTTCGATCTTGAATCCAAAACATATACCTACTTGATTGCTGACCCCAAAACACAAGAAGCTGTGCTAGTCGATCCAGTTTTGGAACAAGTAGAGCGCGATCGCAATCTGCTTCAGGAGCTTGGCTTTAAGCTGTGTTATTGTTTAGAAACCCATATCCACGCCGACCATATCACTGGAACTGCCAAACTACGGGAGTTGATGGGGAGCTTGGGAGTATTGCCAGAAAAGGCACAGGCAGTGTGTGCCGATCGGTTGATTCGAGATGGAGAAATGCTGCTGCTTGGAAGTATTTCTATCCAAGCGATCGCCACTCCTGGTCACACTGATAGTCATATGGCTTACCGAGTCAATAACGACCGCGTGCTGACAGGAGATGCTCTGTTTATCCGAGGCTGTGGTCGCACTGATTTTCAAGGCGGTGACGCAGCAGTTCTATTCGATTCAGTGTCACAGCGGCTATTTACGCTGCCAGATGAAACCCTGGTATACCCTGCTCATGACTACCGAGGATATACAGTGTCTACAATTGGGGAAGAAAGACGATGGAATCCTCGGTTTGCCGGACGAGATCGCGCTAGCTTCATCAAACTAATGACCAACTTAGAGCTACCTGAGCCGCAAAAGATGATGGAAGCGATTCCTGCTAACGAGCATTGCGGTAACTTAGCTTCCCCTCAAACGCTAGCTTCTCGTACTCAACATTAA
- a CDS encoding DUF411 domain-containing protein → MKIQTWLRPIAIGAAIGIVMVTYPAVAQNLGDNSLLGTPLGRSVSVDWSVNKEQTKLSATPKMVVYRSPSCGCCGGWVDYMKKQGFPTQVILTSDIEAVKQKYSVPDRLASCHTAVVNGYVIEGHVPVNDVKRLLQEKPNVVGISVPDMPVGTPGMEMGDRKDPFTVFSFDRQGKSKVFNKYPSS, encoded by the coding sequence ATGAAAATACAAACATGGTTGCGCCCGATTGCGATCGGTGCTGCGATTGGAATCGTGATGGTGACTTATCCAGCAGTCGCGCAGAACTTGGGAGACAATTCTTTACTAGGTACTCCTTTAGGGCGATCGGTAAGTGTCGATTGGAGTGTCAACAAAGAACAGACAAAACTATCTGCAACACCAAAGATGGTTGTATATCGCAGTCCATCCTGCGGCTGTTGTGGTGGGTGGGTTGACTATATGAAAAAACAAGGTTTTCCAACACAAGTTATACTCACATCCGATATAGAAGCAGTAAAACAAAAGTATAGCGTCCCCGATCGCCTTGCATCTTGCCATACGGCAGTCGTCAATGGTTACGTGATTGAAGGACACGTACCAGTTAATGATGTGAAACGCCTGCTGCAAGAAAAGCCAAATGTTGTTGGTATATCCGTTCCCGATATGCCTGTAGGCACTCCTGGAATGGAGATGGGAGACCGTAAAGACCCGTTTACCGTGTTTTCCTTCGATCGCCAGGGCAAATCTAAAGTCTTTAACAAGTATCCATCTTCCTGA
- a CDS encoding glycoside hydrolase family 24 protein, with protein sequence MQKSFSHKPNNFRQPKKSGWGLRFLILGVLALPILIWNGRREQQFPSEKNPFGYLPQLAMSGGDPYVRALMRTISASESNAEDPYVLLYGGDHFHNFNRHPNVCVKIARGPNRRKCSTAAGRYQFLASTWLEKARKYHPHPHGSTGLSIYSFEPKYQDKVTYKWLKDRRIWGTDIAFLLREGRVDEVLKMLSGTWTSLGYGIEDNWVTPHLAKIYQQVLAEELLRVQSSGDRAR encoded by the coding sequence ATGCAAAAATCTTTCAGTCACAAGCCAAACAACTTCAGACAACCTAAAAAGTCGGGATGGGGGTTGAGATTTCTGATTTTAGGAGTGCTAGCGTTACCGATTCTCATTTGGAATGGACGCAGAGAACAGCAATTTCCTTCTGAAAAAAATCCTTTTGGCTACTTACCACAACTAGCTATGTCGGGAGGCGATCCTTATGTTCGGGCATTAATGCGGACGATATCTGCCAGCGAGTCAAATGCTGAAGATCCCTACGTTTTGCTGTACGGTGGAGACCACTTTCACAATTTCAATCGACATCCTAACGTTTGCGTAAAAATCGCTAGGGGTCCAAATCGGAGAAAATGCTCTACGGCTGCGGGTCGCTATCAATTTCTCGCCTCGACTTGGTTAGAAAAAGCTCGTAAATATCACCCTCACCCTCATGGATCTACTGGTTTAAGCATATATAGCTTTGAGCCTAAATACCAGGATAAAGTTACCTACAAATGGCTGAAAGATCGTCGGATTTGGGGTACGGATATTGCGTTTTTATTGAGAGAAGGACGAGTCGATGAAGTCCTAAAGATGTTATCTGGCACTTGGACAAGCTTGGGGTACGGAATTGAAGATAACTGGGTAACTCCTCATTTAGCAAAAATTTATCAGCAAGTTCTTGCCGAGGAATTGTTACGAGTCCAAAGTTCGGGCGATCGCGCTCGGTAG
- a CDS encoding DUF305 domain-containing protein — protein MNKKLTLYSFTGLLASSVTMLMLAATQALPQAAIPNTITGITKTDRTPSRSISQATPPGNTTPVPSRSRMMGQSERHFIVMMIPHHEGAVAMADLALSRAKHPELKKLAAVIKTTQNKEIQQMQTWYKQWYGTDVPAWRQGMGWGWHHRNRQQQGNTQPDWNSGMGMGMHRGWDDRGRGSGGGCCMMGARWMGTNMYALQNAPDFDREFIQQMIPHHQMGVMMAQMVLTHSQRPEIRQLAEAIVKSQTAEIDQMQQWYQKWYQTS, from the coding sequence ATGAACAAAAAACTAACTCTCTACAGTTTTACAGGTTTGCTCGCGAGCAGCGTCACTATGTTGATGCTCGCCGCTACCCAAGCACTCCCGCAAGCCGCAATTCCAAATACCATTACAGGTATAACCAAGACCGATCGCACGCCGTCAAGAAGTATCTCTCAAGCTACCCCTCCAGGCAACACCACCCCAGTTCCTTCCAGATCGAGAATGATGGGTCAGTCCGAGCGACACTTTATCGTGATGATGATTCCGCATCATGAAGGGGCTGTGGCGATGGCAGATCTAGCTTTGAGCCGAGCAAAGCATCCCGAACTGAAAAAACTAGCCGCAGTGATTAAAACCACACAAAACAAAGAAATTCAGCAAATGCAAACTTGGTACAAGCAGTGGTATGGCACTGATGTCCCTGCTTGGAGACAAGGTATGGGCTGGGGTTGGCATCACCGGAATCGCCAGCAGCAAGGCAATACTCAACCTGACTGGAATTCTGGGATGGGTATGGGTATGCACCGAGGCTGGGATGACCGTGGTAGGGGATCTGGCGGCGGTTGTTGCATGATGGGTGCTAGATGGATGGGTACAAATATGTATGCCCTGCAAAATGCACCTGACTTCGACCGAGAGTTTATTCAGCAAATGATTCCCCATCACCAGATGGGTGTGATGATGGCTCAAATGGTACTGACTCATAGCCAACGCCCTGAAATTCGTCAGCTAGCTGAGGCGATCGTCAAAAGTCAAACGGCTGAGATTGACCAAATGCAGCAATGGTATCAAAAGTGGTATCAAACATCATGA
- a CDS encoding GerMN domain-containing protein: protein MSKQPARSGFSGLIAAIAAVVVVAGGGTAWWIWHSTKSPTSPTTPNTVQQSPSPSVQPKVEQTAQVFWLKDTGSNQELVSEAIAATADRQPSTMLKAAFNSLLAGPQKGEVTTTIPARTKLRNVKVEPDGVRVNLSEEFTTGGGSAATIGRVAQVIYTATSLDPKAKVWIEVEGKPLEVLGGEGLELEQPLTRRSFEENFTL, encoded by the coding sequence ATGTCAAAACAACCAGCTCGTAGTGGTTTTAGTGGTTTAATCGCGGCGATTGCAGCAGTAGTAGTGGTAGCAGGAGGGGGTACTGCTTGGTGGATTTGGCATTCTACTAAATCTCCAACATCACCAACTACTCCCAACACAGTGCAACAGTCGCCGTCACCATCTGTACAGCCGAAAGTTGAGCAAACGGCACAAGTTTTTTGGCTAAAGGACACTGGTAGCAACCAAGAGTTGGTTTCCGAAGCGATTGCAGCTACTGCCGATCGCCAGCCCAGTACAATGTTAAAAGCGGCTTTCAACAGTTTGTTAGCGGGACCTCAGAAGGGAGAGGTAACTACTACCATTCCAGCCAGAACAAAACTTCGGAACGTGAAAGTTGAGCCAGATGGCGTTCGCGTCAATTTGTCCGAAGAATTCACTACTGGCGGTGGTAGTGCTGCTACGATCGGGCGTGTGGCACAAGTTATTTATACTGCCACGAGTTTAGATCCAAAGGCGAAGGTCTGGATTGAAGTAGAAGGCAAACCGTTGGAAGTTTTGGGCGGTGAAGGTTTAGAACTAGAGCAACCGCTCACCAGACGAAGCTTTGAGGAAAACTTTACACTATAA
- a CDS encoding ArsR/SmtB family transcription factor, producing MNKRQKKLEDNLPLSPDAPTCETHPVHLIDRVSSSKTQILPTTKAQQMAEFFAVLADPNRLRLLSALASQELCVCDLAALTKMSQSAVSHQLRLLKVMRLVSYRREGRNVYYSLADRHIIDLYRCAAEHLDESNERGLFGSPP from the coding sequence ATGAACAAGCGTCAGAAAAAGCTAGAAGATAATCTACCTCTTAGTCCGGATGCACCGACCTGTGAAACTCATCCAGTGCATCTCATCGATCGCGTTAGCTCTTCAAAAACACAAATCTTACCCACAACAAAGGCACAGCAGATGGCAGAATTTTTTGCAGTGCTAGCAGATCCAAACCGTCTGCGCCTCCTATCTGCTCTTGCTTCTCAAGAGTTGTGCGTCTGCGACCTAGCGGCATTGACAAAAATGAGCCAATCGGCTGTTTCTCATCAACTGCGATTATTGAAAGTCATGCGTTTAGTCAGCTACCGCCGAGAAGGTCGAAACGTTTATTACAGCTTGGCAGATCGTCACATTATCGACCTGTATCGCTGTGCGGCAGAACACTTGGACGAATCAAATGAAAGAGGTCTCTTTGGGTCGCCACCCTGA
- a CDS encoding vitamin K epoxide reductase family protein, translating into MKKRSSTPWTHRFSRPIMAGLATVGAVVTAYLTVVKLTQGSAACPTSGCDIVLASPYATVFGLPLALFGFLAYASMVVFAVAPLLVNSQSNKALRSKLENWTGLLLFAGGTAMMVFSGYLMYLLAFEIKAVCIYCVGSAILSALLFTLALLCRDWQDLGQLLFTGFIVVTVVLIGTLGVYINAKTPAIADSSHSTEQPSPGGYPITTSSGKAEIALAQHLKQMGAVFYGGFWCSHCHDQKQLFGKEAVKDIPYVECDPKGINPQTKRCQAAGIQGYPTWVINGKTVTGTQSLEELAQLSGYKGPRNFQNSLPAAK; encoded by the coding sequence ATGAAGAAACGATCTTCTACTCCTTGGACTCATCGCTTTTCGCGTCCGATAATGGCAGGACTCGCTACAGTGGGTGCTGTAGTCACTGCCTATCTCACCGTCGTCAAATTGACTCAAGGCTCTGCTGCCTGTCCGACATCTGGCTGCGATATTGTTCTTGCCAGCCCCTACGCTACTGTCTTTGGCTTACCACTGGCGTTATTTGGCTTTCTCGCCTACGCCAGCATGGTAGTTTTCGCTGTGGCTCCTCTACTTGTAAATTCACAGTCCAATAAGGCTCTGCGCTCGAAGTTGGAGAACTGGACTGGGTTGCTGTTGTTTGCTGGTGGAACAGCCATGATGGTTTTTAGCGGCTACCTGATGTATCTGCTAGCTTTTGAGATTAAGGCAGTCTGTATCTACTGTGTTGGCTCGGCAATCCTGTCAGCACTTCTATTTACTTTGGCGCTCTTGTGTCGGGATTGGCAGGATCTCGGTCAACTGTTATTCACCGGATTTATCGTGGTAACGGTCGTGCTAATCGGCACGCTAGGAGTTTATATCAACGCGAAAACTCCAGCAATCGCTGATTCCAGTCATAGTACGGAGCAGCCCTCACCAGGGGGATACCCCATTACCACTAGCTCCGGCAAAGCAGAAATCGCTCTGGCACAACACCTAAAGCAGATGGGTGCAGTCTTCTATGGCGGCTTCTGGTGTTCCCACTGCCACGACCAAAAACAACTGTTTGGCAAAGAAGCAGTTAAGGACATTCCTTATGTGGAGTGCGACCCTAAAGGTATCAATCCTCAAACCAAGCGGTGTCAAGCTGCGGGAATCCAAGGATACCCAACTTGGGTAATTAACGGCAAAACTGTCACGGGGACTCAAAGTTTAGAAGAACTAGCACAACTTTCTGGCTACAAAGGACCGCGTAACTTTCAAAATTCTCTGCCTGCTGCAAAGTAG